A segment of the uncultured Desulfobulbus sp. genome:
GGCCATCGTTTGTCAAGGAGACCTCCATCATGGCCTGGAAAACGCCGGCCTCTGTGGGGATCTGCCGCTGACGGCACAAGGCGATGAGCCGATCATAGAGATCTTTGGCCAGCTCCGGGGGGGCGGCCTCGTTCCAGGACGGCCGACGCCCCTTGCGGCAATCGCCGTACAGGGTGAACTGGCTCACCACCAGCAGCTGGCCGCCGATGTCATCGAGGGAGCGGTTCATCAGCCCCTGCTCGTCTTCAAAGATGCGAAGGTGTTGAATCTTGTCGGCCATCCATACCAGGTCTTTCTCGGTGTCGTTTCGATGGACACCCAACAGGACAAGGAGTCCCTGGGAAATGGCCCCGGTAATTTGGCCGTCGACTTCAACCCGGGCCTGTGAGACTCGTTGAATTACAGCACGCATAGAAAAGTTGGGGGAGGGATGAGGGTTGGTATCAGGCAAGCGGCGGTTTGAGTGCGCCGCTCAGGTACTGGACAATGGAGACAGCGGCCAGGGCGGCGGTCTCGCCGCGGAGGATGTGCGGCCCAAGCGAAAAGGCGGCAAAACGCTGCTCCTGCAATGCTGCGACCTCAGAGGCATGCAGACCGCCCTCGGGACCGAGGAGCAGACAAATGGCGCCGGGTTGATCAGCGAAATCCGTGGGCAGGGGGGCACACAATTCCGACTCCCATGCGACCAACCGGTAGACATAGGGCACAGTGTCGATCTCCGCGAGGGGTGTCACCGGCGCGATCTCCATGGGGGTGGCACGGTGGCATTGCTTGCAGGCCTCGATCATGATCCTCTGCCATCGCTCCACCGGGTTGCGATCCCCGCGATTCTCGCAATAGCGTGAGACCACGGGGAGGAAGGTCTGCACGCCAAGCTCGGTGGCCTTCTGCACCAGCAGATCCATCTTCTTGCCCTTGAGCAGGCACTGAGCCAGGGTGAGCGGCGTCCGCACGGACAGTTCCTCCCGGCGGGTGTCGACCACCTCGGCAATGACGCCATGCTTTCCCACCTCAGTGAGCACAGCGGTATGCACCAGGCCGTGCCCGTCAAAAAACTCGACCCGCCGGCCGGGGGGCAACCGCAGGACCATGGCCATGTGCCGGGCTTCCTGGCCGCTGATTTCAATTCGATCGGCCTGAAGGGAATGGGGGGGGAGGTAAAAACGTCGCATGATTTTTTCTAGCATAAAACGGAACGGCGTGCATGCACTGCCCTGGAAATCGACAAAAAAAATTTAGGGGCAATTCTTCCAAGCATGCGTTTCCTTCGGGATCCGGCGGTACACGGTTATAGTCACCGGCACGGTGGCGGAAAGATTTCGGCTGTCCACCTGGACAAAGTCATCCGCGGAGAATTCGGGAAAAGAGGCATCACCGGCAAATTCCTGTCCTATCCAGCTGATGATCAGGGTGTCGGCCAGGGGTAAGGCGGCCTGGTAGAGCATGCTGCCACCGATAACAAAGATTTGCTTCGCATCACGACAGAGGTCGATGGCGGCCTCCAGAGAGGGCACCTTTTCGCAGGCCGGATGCGGGCTGAATGCCGCTGAGGTACTCACCACAATGCAGCGACGGCCGGGCAGGGGGCCGCCAATTGATGCATAGGTCAACCGCCCCATGATCAGCGGCGAGCCCATGGTGGTCGTTTTAAAATGGGCCATCTCTTCCGGTATCTGCCAGGGAATGGTATTATGGCGGCCGATGACCCTATTGGCCGCAACCGCGGCGATGATGATCAGTTCCACGCTGGTCCTCTGGGGTTAGAGGCAATTGAACAGGATGATGATGGCTGGAAGGTACGCCTTTTCACCGTCTCCGGCAAGGGTGCACACAGGTGCAGGGAGAAAGTAATGCAAATTTTGATTTATGGGGCCGGCGCCCTGGGCCAGGCCATCGGCTGCATGCTCGCCGCCGACGGTCACCGGGTGGGGCTTGTCCTCCGTCCCCGCTTCGTCGAGACCATCGCCGCCGACGGTCTTGAGGTGAGGGGCATCTTCGGCGACTACCGGGTCACGGGCGACCAGCTTGAA
Coding sequences within it:
- a CDS encoding RsmE family RNA methyltransferase, which gives rise to MLEKIMRRFYLPPHSLQADRIEISGQEARHMAMVLRLPPGRRVEFFDGHGLVHTAVLTEVGKHGVIAEVVDTRREELSVRTPLTLAQCLLKGKKMDLLVQKATELGVQTFLPVVSRYCENRGDRNPVERWQRIMIEACKQCHRATPMEIAPVTPLAEIDTVPYVYRLVAWESELCAPLPTDFADQPGAICLLLGPEGGLHASEVAALQEQRFAAFSLGPHILRGETAALAAVSIVQYLSGALKPPLA
- a CDS encoding dihydrofolate reductase, translated to MELIIIAAVAANRVIGRHNTIPWQIPEEMAHFKTTTMGSPLIMGRLTYASIGGPLPGRRCIVVSTSAAFSPHPACEKVPSLEAAIDLCRDAKQIFVIGGSMLYQAALPLADTLIISWIGQEFAGDASFPEFSADDFVQVDSRNLSATVPVTITVYRRIPKETHAWKNCP
- the dtd gene encoding D-aminoacyl-tRNA deacylase is translated as MRAVIQRVSQARVEVDGQITGAISQGLLVLLGVHRNDTEKDLVWMADKIQHLRIFEDEQGLMNRSLDDIGGQLLVVSQFTLYGDCRKGRRPSWNEAAPPELAKDLYDRLIALCRQRQIPTEAGVFQAMMEVSLTNDGPVTILLDSHKTF